The Natribaculum luteum genome contains the following window.
CCACTGGTGGGCGTCGTCGGGCCAGGACTCGCCCTCGAGTTGAGCCGGCTCCTCCGGAACCGGGAACCGACGCCAGAAGCGGCCGTAGGCGGTGTCGAGGCGGCCTTCCTCGTCGGCCCAGGCGTCCCAGATCTTCGTCTCTTCGCGGAGGTTCCGGATGTGTTCCTCCCCGGAGAGGTACCAGCAGACCTCGTGGATCATCGAGTTCCACCGGTAGCCGTCCATCTTCTTGGTCGTCAAGAGCGGATACCCCTCCTCGAGGTCGACCTCGTAGTGCTGGCTGAACGACGAGATGGTGTCGACGCCGGTCCGATTCGGTTTGTACGTTCCCCCGGAGAGGACCGCGTCGACGAGGTCGAGGTACTGTCGCATCGTACTGGCGTTTCGTTCGAGGTCATATGAAGCCACGCAATCTGTTCGAAAGTAGGGAGCGAGTTGATGCCGTCTGACAGCCTGCCTACGGCACATGGCGGAACTCGTCACCGACGAATTCGCGGAATCGCTCGTCAGCACCTGCAGAGTCACGGTCGGCGACTCGCTCAGATCGGTCGTTTACTTCACCCCCGACGACTTCGAACTCCTGTACGTTCGGTCGGACCTCTACGAGGGCGACGAGGACGCACTGCGCAGGGCGAAGTCTACGTTCGTCGAGAACGAACGTGTCGGGTTCGAGGACAAGGAGACGTACAATCGACTCGCGACCGAGCCGGACCTCGAACCCGACGTCGGCGAGTACGAGTTCACGATTCGCGTCTTCTCTGCGGGGTTTATCAGTCGAGTCATCGTCGACGACCACGGCGTGATCGTCACCAGCGACGGCATCGAGATGGACCCGTTCGAGGACATGGCCGTCGCGATTCGCAAGATGCTCGCCGACCCGGACGCGTAGCCGTCGCCAGAACCGACGAGTAACTATCGCCAGCATCGGCGAGGCGAACCTCTTGCACCGATGGCGGAACGCTCTTTACGATCCCCAGCGACGCCTGTCGCAATGGCCGAACGCGACGGCGTTCGACTGCTCGCCCTCCCGCCGTCGGTCGCCCTCGAGCGGCCGATTCCGGCGCTCGAGGACGCCCGCGGCTACTTCGACCCCGACGGTATCGTGATCCCCGGCCCCCGTCGCGAACCGCGGGCGGTCGCTCGAGCACGCCGGGTCTTCGCCGGGCCCGTCGTCCACCCGCCGCTGGCCGACGCCGGCCCCGTAACGCGCGACGAACTCGATGGATTTCCCATCGTCACCGTCCAGCGCGGGACGATACTCGAGGAGGCCGTTGACGCACTCGAGAGTGCGCTCTCTATCGTCGACCACGTCGTGCTCGTCTGCGACGACGTGACGACGACCGTCCGGCCGACGGCCCTCGAGACGCATCTCGAGTACGCTGCCGAACTCGCAGCGGCGGTCCCGGCCGACGGAAGCGGCGTGACGGTGCTCACCGGTGGGTTGCCGGCAGATTACGACGAAACGTGGCACCTCGAGCGAACTGGCGAACCACTCGGCGTCGGACGGGACCCGATCGCAGAAGCCGACCTCGATACCGACGACGTCGTCTCGGTCAGGATTCACGGCACCGGCCCGGTCGAGAGTCACGGCGACGCCCGGTCGATCTCCGGGTTCTCGCTGTCACGCGACGGTGCGGTCGCCGTCGAAACGCTCGACGCTGACGCCTTCGGAATCGAGGCCGTGACGGGAGTGGGACCCAAGACCGCAGACCGGCTCGAGAACCAGGGGATCACGACTCGCGCTCGGTTGCTCGAGACCGACCTCGAGACGCTCCGTTCGCTGCCGGGGATCGGCCGGGATCGCGCCGAACGGATGCTGGCTCACGCCGAGGTGCTCGAGACTGGCGAGCCGCGACGACTCACCGACGAGCCGCTGCCCGGCGAGAACTGGGAGCGGCCGCCGCTGTGTCTCGACATCGAAACCGATGGTCTCTCGCCGACGATCGTCTGGCAGGTCGGCGTCTACGATCCGCTCGAGGACAGCCATCGGGCGTTTCTCGAGGATTCGAACCCGGACGATCCGCGCTCGGTGTTGCAGGCGTTTCTCGACTGGCTACTCGGCGTCTACCCCGACCGGGCGCTGCTCACCTGGAACGGCTGGCGCTTCGACTATCGCCACCTCGGGGCCTTTATCAACCGCTACCTGCCGGGGTACGCCGAGGAATGGGAGCGGATCCCGAAACTCGACTGCTATCTGTGGGCCGTCCGCGAGACGAACGCACTCTTGCCCGGACGGACCAACAGGCTGGCGGACGTCGCGGCCGCGCTCGGCTACGAGCACGCCGGGACGGGACTCGACGGGGCGGCCACGGCGGCGGCCTACGAACGGTTCAGGTGGACGGGCGCGGAACTCGAGTGGGACCGCCACGAGGCCTACTGCGAGGACGACTGCCGGGCACTATGGCACGTCTACGAACGGCTCCGGGACGCGCCACGGCTGTCGGCCGCCTCGAGCGGGAGTACGGGAAGTACGAGCGAGAGAGCGGGCGGAAAGACCGGCCAGACCGGACTGAGTGACTTCTAAGTATGGCGAGCGAACGCGACGACGAGAACGAGGAACGGACCGAACGAGCGGACGACATTCCCGTTACGGGCGAGGAACTCCTCGAGACGTTCCCCGGCTACCACGCCGAGGGCGACGTGAGCGTCCTCGAGTTGTCAGGCCGGGACGCCGCGACGGTTCCCAACCGCTCGGTCCTGCGCCCCGAACTCGCGGGAGCGCTCGAGCACGACCTCTACACCCACCAGGCGGCGGCACTCGAGGCGCTCGCTGCGGGGGAGAACGTCTGCGTCGCGACCAGCACTTCCTCGGGGAAGACGCTGGTCTACGCCCTTCAGATCGCCAGGAACGTACTGGAGGCACGCGCGAGCGGCGAGGAGTCGACGGCCTACGTCTGCTACCCGACGAAGGCCCTCTCGCGTGACCAGGAACGGGAACTCAACGACGTCTTCGCCGATCTCGGAGTCGACGTCACCGTCAGGGTCTACGACGGCGACACCGAACGCGGCGAGACCCGCCGGCAGATCCGCGAGGAGGCCGACGTCATCATCACGAACTTCGCAGGCGTGAACACCTACCTCCACGACCACGACCGGTGGGCCCGGTTCTTCCGGGCCTGCGACCTCCTGGTGATCGACGAGTCACACACCTACACAGGCGTCCACGGCATGCACGTCGCCTGGATCCTCCGCCGACTCGAGCGGGTACTCGAGTACTACGGCGCGGCCCCCCAGTTCGTCCTCACGAGCGCGACGATCGGCAACCCCGGCGAGCACTCCGAGGCACTGACCTGCGAACCCGTCACCGTGGTCGCCGAGGACGGGTCGCCGCAGGGGCCGCGGGACCTGGTGCTGTGGAACCCGCCGCCTCGAGTGCGTGAGGACGATCAGTCGGGACTCGAGGCCGAGGCCGATTCGAACGGCGACTGGACGCCCGACGACGACTACGAACGCCTGCCCGCGACCGTCGAAGCCCCGCGGATCTTCTCGCATCTCACCTACCACGACGCCCAGACGCTGCTCTTTACTCCCTCGCGGAAACTCGCCGAACTCTCCGTGAAACGGGCGACAAAGCACCGCTCGGATCGAGACTTCTACTACGCGAATCCACACTCGAGGGGAGACCTCGAGCCCTACCACGCTGGCCACTCCCGGCAGAAACGCCACGCCACCGAGTACGGGCTGAAGACGGGAACGCTCGACGGCGTGGCCTCGACGAACGCCCTCGAGCTCGGCATCAACGTCGGCGAGATGGACGCGACGGTGCAGCTGGGCTATCCCGGACAGCGACAGTCGTTCTGGCAGCAGATCGGCCGGGCGGGCAGAGACGAGAAGCGAGCACTGTCGGTGCTCGTGGCCGAACACCGGACTCTCGACCAGTACGTCGTCTCGAATCCCGACTATCTGCTCGACGAGGACGTCGAGGACGCGGTCGTCGACCCCGGTAACGATGCGGTGTTCTCCCAGCACCTCCGTTGTGCCGCCGACGAACTCGCCGTCGACGAGGACGACGTCGGGACCTTCGCCTCACGGGACCGCCTGGAGCGTGCCGTCGAGATGTGGCGGCGAGCCGGACAGGTGCGGGGACATCTCGAGACGGGCGTCTCCTACACCGGAGCGCCACGTCCACAGACGGACGTCTCGCTGTACGCGACGGCGAGCGAGGAGTACGAGGTCCGACTCGCCGACGGCGTTGACGACCGCCACGACCCAGAGATGGAACCGCTCGCACGCGAGCGCGTGCTCCGGGACTTCCACGAGGGAGCGATCAGGCTCCACGAGGGCAGACAGTACGAGGTGACTGACGTGGTCCACGACTCACCGAACCCGCACGTGGTCGTCTGGCCGGTCGACGTCGACTACTACACCCGATCGCGGAGCGAAGTGACAGTTCTCGACGCCGTCTCCGAGGATTCCCGCGAGATCGGCGACTTTACCCTCCACTACGGCCACGGCACCGTCCTCGTCTACCACGGGGTCTACGACGAGGTCGCCGTCCACGGCGGGACGACGAAAACGGCCGGCATCTCGACCGAGAACCCACCACTCGAGATCGAGACCCAGCTGTGCTGGCTCGAGGTCCCCGCCGACGTCGAGCGGGCGCTGCTCGAGAAGTACCGCGATTGGTGCGTTCCCGACATGGACGGTGGAGACGCTGCCCACGTCGGCTACGCGGGCGGGCTCCACGCTGCCGAACACGCGACGATCGGCGTGGCACCGCTCGAGTTGACCCTCGACAAACGCGACCTCGGGGGGCTCGCCACGCTCACGATCGACTCGCACCTGGCCGTCGCGTCCGACGACGAGCACGGAGAGGAAAGCGAGAGAGCGCGAAGCTTCGCAGCGGCGAAAGCCGTCGTGAAAGCGCAGGCCGACGCCCTCGAGCGGGAACCTGCGAGCGGCTGGTTCGTCTACGACGGCATCGAGGGCGGCCTGGGCTTCTCGCGGGCGATCTACGAGAACTTCGAGGCGGTGGCCGCTCGCGCTCGAGAGCACGTCGCGGGGTGTGACTGCGGTCGCGTCGACGGCTGTCCGGCCTGCGTGATGGACGACCAGTGTGGGAACGACAACCAGCCGCTCCACCGACAGGCGGCCGTCGACGTGTTCGATCAGTTGCTCGGAAACGAGAGCAAGGACGCTCTCGAGGCCTACGTGCCCGAGGACGAGCACGGCGGGGAGCGGCGGCCGCCGCTGTTCTACTCGTGATCTGCCCGCTGCTGGCGGCGATCTCTCGGCTGCGCTTCCCGTAGCCCTCCTGAAGACGCTAGTGAGTCCGACCGAAAGACGATCCGTCCCGGCGTCGACGTTCGAACGATGGCGTCGAACACGATAACCGAAACCGACGTCGTGGCCGGGAGACGACCGCCCGGACCGTCGGGACTGCCGGTCGTCGGGAACCTCCACCGGTACCTCCGCGGTCCGCTCGCGTTCGTCGAGTCCTGCGCCCGGGAGTACGGCGACGTCGTCTACACTAACGTCGCCGGCGAGACGTACATGGTGGCCCATCCGGACCACGTCGAACGGGTGCTGGTCACCGACGACCACCGGTTTCGCAAGGCGGAACTGGGGCAGGGTCGACTCGAGCCCATCTTCGGGAACGGGCTGGTGGTGAGCGACGGCGAGTACTGGCGACGACAGCGAACGCGCATGCAGCCGGCGTTCCGTCCGGATCGGATCGCCGCGTACGCCGAGGTAATGAGACGGCAAGCGGCGGCCACGGCGGAGCGGTGGGTGCCCGGACAGACGATCCAGGTCGACGAGGAGATGCGCCGTCTCACCCTCGGCATCCTGGTCCAGTCGCTGTTCGGCACGGACCTCGGCGGGCGCGAGGCGGAGATCCGCGAGGCGTTCGAACTGGTGATGGGGCGGTTCGAGGGGGTGAATACCTGGCTGCCGGGGTGGCTCCCCACGCCGGCGAACCGGCGGTTCGAGCGCGGGCGCGAGCGCCTCGACGCGATCGTCTACGACCTGATCGACGAACGGCGAGAGAGCGCCGCAGACCGGGACGACCTCCTCTCGACGCTGCTGGTCGCCGAGGACGAGCGCGGCGAGCGGATGACCGACGAGGCGGTCCGCGACGAGGTCGTGACCCTGCTGGCGGCCGGCCACGACACGACCGCACTGGCGCTTACGTACGCCTGGCACCTGCTCGGCACTCACCCGGACGCGACGGACCGACTCCACGCCGAACTCGAGGAGGTCCTCGACGGCGCGACTCCGACTCTCGCGGACCTGTCGGCGCTCGAGTACACCGAGGCGGTCGTCTCCGAAGCGTTGCGACTGTATCCGCCGACGCACGCCACCGCCCGGGAAGCGACCGAGGACGTGGCGTTCGGTGAGTACGTCGTTCCCGGCGGCTCGACGATCTTTCTGCCACAGTGGATCCTCCACCGCGACGGCCGCTGGTGGGACGACCCCGAGACGTTCCGTCCCGGCCGGTGGCTCGAGGAGCGCGATCGGCCCGAGTACGCTTACTTTCCGTTCGGCGGCGGCCCTCGCCACTGCATCGGGCACCGGTTCGCGACCGTAGAGGCGCGACTCGTTCTGGCGACGATCGCGTCCTGCTGGCGACTCGAGCCAGCGTCGAGCGATCTCTCGATCCGACCGGTGATCACGCTACGGCCGACGGATCCCGTCGAGATGGTCGTCCACAAGCGGTAGCGCTCGCGTGGGTGCCACCGCTCGCGCCTCGAGCGGAGCTATGCACAAACGTGGGTAACCTGGGTTCGAGAAAGGGCAAGCTTTACACTATCGTGTGCTCCGCTTTCGACTATGCGAGAGAACGTGCTCCTGATCGGCGGCGGCGGACGCGAACACGCCATCGCCCGCGCGCTCGAGGATAGCGAGTGTGACCTGTACGCCTGTGCGGGCAACCGGAATCCCGGCATCGCCCGGATCGCGACCGACTTCGAGACGCTCGAGGAGACCGATCCCGAGGCTGTCGTCGACTACGCCGCGGAGGTCGAGGCGACGATCGCCGTCGTAGGTCCGGAAGCCCCGCTGGACGCAGGCGTCGCAGACGCACTCGAGGAGGCGGGCGTCTACGCCTTCGGTCCGCGCCAGGAGCAGGCCCGGATCGAGACGGACAAGGCGTTCCAGCGGCGGTTCATGTCCGAGAACGACATCCCCGGTTGTCCGGACTACGAGACCTTCGACGACGTGGAGGCGGCCTGTGAGTTCATCGACGAGTACGACGGCGACCTCGCGATCAAACCCGCCGGCCTCACCGGCGGGAAGGGCGTGAAGGTCATCGGCGACCAGGTCACCCCCGAGGAAGGCAAGGAGTACATCCGCGAGTCGGACTACGAGCGAATCGTCCTCGAAGAGCGACTGATCGGCGAGGAGCTGACGATCCAGGCGTTCGTCGCCAACGGCGAGATCCGGACCGCACCCGCCGTCCAGGACCACAAACGCGCCTACGAGGGCGACGAGGGACCGAACACCGGCGGGATGGGTAGCTACTCCGACGCGACCCGCGAGCTGCCCTTTATGTCCGAGGAGGACTACGAGGCCGCCGTCGAGATCCTCGAGGCGACCGTCGACGCCCTCGAGGGGTACAAGGGCATCCTTTACGGCCAGTTCATGCTCACCGCAGAAGGACCGAAGGTCATCGAGTTCAACGCCCGCTTCGGCGACCCCGAAGCGATGAACACTCTCCCCGTCCTCGAGACCGACTTCCTCGACGTGCTCACGGCGGCCCGCGACGGCGAGGACCTGCCGGACCTCGAGTTTGCCGACCAGGCGACGGTCTGCAAGTACGCCGTGCCAGAGGGGTACCCGACGGACCCCGAGGCAGGCGCGAAAGTGCAGGTCGACGAAGAAAGTGCCGGCGACGCGCTGCTGTACTACGCCAGCGTCGACGAGCGTGACGACGGCATCTACACGACGACCTCCCGCTCGTTTGCCGTCGTCGGAATCGCCAACACGCTCGACGAAGCCGAGGAGATCGCCGAAGACGCCCTTGCAGTCGCCGGCGACGAGGGCCTGCACATGCGCCACGACATCGGGAAAGCCGATCTCGTCCAGCAGCGGATCGACCACATGGCGGAACTGCGCGGTGACTGAACCATTGCTACGAATTCGATAGCTATCCACTACGGTTTTTGAATCAATAGCGCGACGCGGGCTTCGATCACTTTCATATCGACTCGTCCCGAAGGTCACGACCAGTGACCGACGACGCAGACACCCGACACGACCGCGTGACTCACCATCCGACGCCCGGCGTGGCGAACTCGCTTGCACACTGGACGACGGCTCGAAGCCCGCTGCGAGTGGCGATCAACTACGTCGTCGTCTGGCTCGTGCGCATCTCGCCGAGTCTCAAACTGAAACGCTGGCTCATGCGCCGTATTGGCGTGACGGTCGGCGAGGGCGTCTCGTGGGGTCTCGAGGCGACTCCGGACGTCTTCTGGCCGGACCTGATCACCCTCGAGGACCACGCCATAGTCGGCTACGACGCGACGATCCTCTGTCACGAGTTCCTCCAGGACGAGTACCGCACGGGCGAGGTCGTCGTCGGCGAACGGGCGATGATCGGTGCCGGCGCGATACTCCTGCCGGGCGTCGAGGTCGGCGAAGGTGCGAGCGTGGCGGCGAACTCGCTCGTGACGCGCGACGTTCCGCCGGGCGAGACAGTCGCTGGCGTTCCCGCGGTGCCGATGAAAACGCGAGACGGAGACGACTCGGATTCCGGGGCTAACTAGACGTGATTCAGCGGGCGTCTACAGCGACGACCAGCACTTGCGGGCGCGGTTCCAGGAAGTGAGGTCGGCGATCCAGCGGGCGGCGATGAACTTCTTCAGGTTCTTCGCGGGGAAGCCGCCGAAGGTGTCGACCGGGAGCATCTCGACGTCGTGAGCGACCGCCTTGTCGCCGACGGAGATGACGGTCCCCTTGTCGTCGTGCTCCCAGGTCTTCAGCGGTCGGTTCTCGATCGCACGGGCGATGTTCTCGCCGGCGACCTCGGCGGCCTGCCAGGCCGCCTGCGCCGTCGGCGGTGCGGGCTGGTCGCCCTGGTCGATGATCGCCGAGTCGCCGATCGCGAAGACCCGTTCGTCGCTGGTCTGGAAGTTGGCCTTCGCGTTGACGCGGTTGTGCTCTTTCTCCAGGCCGGTCTCCTCGAGTGCGTCCCGTCCCGTGATACCGCCGGTCCAGACGAGCACGTCGTACTCGAGCGGGTCGCCCTCGTCGAAGTGGATGACGCCGTCTTCGGCCTCCGTGATCGGGTCGTCGGTGTGGATCCGGACGCCGGCTTCCTCGAGCAGGTCGCGCAGCGCCTGCTGGATCTCGGGATCGTTGCCGGGGAAGATCTCGTCGAGCGCTTCGACGAGGTGGATCTCGAGGGGAGCGCGGTTCGCGTCGCGGAACTCGGCGACTTCGCCGGCGGTCTGGATGCCCGAGAGCCCGGCACCGCCAACGACGACCTGTGCGGGTTCGCCGCGGGTGGCCTCCCGACTCGCGGCTTTGATCGCGTCGTGGATCTCGAGTGCGTCGTCTAAGCTCTTGAGCGTCAGCGAGTGCTCCTCGAGGCCGGGGATGCCGTAGTAGGCGGTCTGGCTCCCCAGCGCGACGAGCACGTAGTCGTACTCGACGTCGTCGCCATCCTCGAGTTCGACGATCTGGTCGTCGACGTCGAGGTTCACGACGCGATCCTGGATGAACTGCGTCGTCGGCGCTGCGATCTCGTTGATCGGAATTGTGATGTCGGAGCGGACGGACGGATCGCGAACGACGCGGTGAGACTCGTGCAAAACGAGGTGGTAGTTCGTCTCAGAAATCCACGTTAGCCGTGTGTTACCCCCGAGCTCCGACTGGAGTTTCGCTATCGCACCGGCACCAGCGTATCCAGCGCCAAGGACGACGACGTTCTCTGTCATGGTGGACAGTCGGAAACCATCCGATACAAAGGTGTTGAAACTGCGGGAGGCATGCGTTCAGTTCACACACGCTATTTCGGCGGACGTTCGTCGAAACGAGCGATGCAATCGATCCGTCCGACGACGTAGTCACAGGATGCGCTTGCCGAACGCGCTTGCCGCGAGTTCGGCCGCGAGCGTCGCCGTCTCGTTCTGTTCGTCGAGGATCGGGTTGACCTCGACGACGTCCATCGAGCGCAAGATGCCGTCGCGCTCGTTGCGCTGGGAGACGACCTCGAGTGCCGAATGAGCCTCGCGGTAGGTGACGCCGCCGCGAACCGGCGTCCCTACCCCGGGTGCGGTCTTGGGGTCGAGCCAGTCGAGGTCGAGGCTGACGTGGACGCCATCCGTGTGGTCGGTCACGACCTCGAGGGCGTCTTCGACGACGGCGGTGATGCCGCGTTCGTCGATGTCGGACATGGTAAACGCCGTGACGTCGCTGTCGTGGATCAGTTCGCGTTCGCGCTCGTCGATGCTCCGCAGACCGACGTAGGCGACCGACTCTTCGCGGATACCCGGCGCACGCGCCCACGATAGCTCGTCGAAGATTCCCCGTCCCAGGACCGCCGCCAGCGGCATCCCGTGGACGTTCCCGCTGGGAGAGGTTTCGGGGGTGTTGATGTCGGCGTGAGCGTCGAACCAGAGCACGCCGAGGTCGGCCTCGCGAGACGAGCCGTGGACTGTCCCGATCGCGATCGAGTGATCGCCGCCCAGCACGAGCGGGAACGCGCCTTCGGCCAGCGTCTCTGCGACCTGATCGCCGAGGCGCGTACAGACCTCCTCGACCTCGCGGAGGAACTTCGCCTCGCCCTCACGGGGCTGAGCTGCGTCCGGATCACGTTCTTCAGCCCGGGGGATGAGCAGATCACCCGAATCCGTACTCTCGACGCCCGCGTCCTCGAGTTCGTCCGACAGTCCCGCGTACCTGATCGCCGACGGCCCCATGTCGACGCCGCGTCGGTTCGCCCCGTAGTCCATCGGTGCGCCGATGATCCGTACGGTCTGGCTCATACACCGACGTTATCCGGTCGTTCGTTTAGCAGTTTCTCTCTACAGTGACGATCACGCCAGCTGAGAGCGCGTCGACACCCGATCCGTTCGGTTCGCGTTCGCTCGAGCGGATAGCATCTTTTTTCATTGATGACGCCCACGATTGGAGTATGAGTTCACACGAGGGGTGCTCACATGGGGCGACGAGACCACTCCGAGGAAAAGCGTTGATCGCCAGCCTCTTCGACGTCGACGAGGACCGTATCGAGTCGTTGAGCTGGTCTCTCGGCCACCGCGTCACCGTCGAATCGGACGCGACGCGGCTGTTCGCCCTGGATCACCGCCGATCGAACCGGTCGCTCACTGCGTTCGAGGCGACCGACTACACCTGCATCCTCCGTCTCCAGACGCCAATCGGCCGCGAGAAGTTCTACGGCGTCGCGAAAACTGACCTCCCGGAAATTCCCGAAGACGGCGACTGGGTTCGAACTGACTGAGCCGATCGTCGGGTGGCCGACGGGTCCTTCGTCACGACCAACGTTCATTGGGATTCGTCCGGTACTGGCGCGTATGGAGTTCGACGTCGTTCAAGGTGACATCGCCGCACAGTCAGCCGACGCGCTCGTCAATGCCGCCGGCACGAGCCTCCGGATGGGCTCCGGCGTCGCCGGCGCACTCCGACGCGGTGCCGGCGGCCCGATAAACGAGGAGGCGATCGAGAAGGGGCCCGTCGACCTCGGCGACGTCGCCGTCACCGACGCCTACGACCTGGACGCCGAGTACGTGATCCACGCCGCCGCGATGCCCCACTACGGTGACGGACGGGCGACGGCCGAGAGCATCCGCGACGCGACCAGAAACGCACTCGAGCGCGCCGACGACCTCGCCTGTGAGTCGCTGGTGATTCCCGCACTCGGCTGTGGCGTCGCGGGGTTCGACCTCGAGGACGGGGCCCGGATCATCACAGAGGAGATCGCTGCGTACGACCCGGAGACGCTTTCTGACGTCCGCTTTATCGCCTACTCTGACGGCGAGTACGAGACGGTTCGCGAGGTCGCCGACGCCGTTCGGGCGTGATCAGGCAAGCGAGAGGCCGCGGATCTCGACGGACGCGCCCTCCTCGACGCGGCCGATCACCTGACCGTCGGTCTCGGCGACGAGGTCCTCGGCGCGGTCTTCGGGGAGGGAAACGACGAAGCCCGTGCCCATGTTGAACGTGCGGTGCATCTCCTCGTCGGAGACGTTGCCCTCCTGCTGGACGAACTCGAAGACCGGCTGTGCTGGCAGCGGATCGTCGACCACGTACTTGCGGTCGCCCATCCGCAGCAGGTTCGTGAAGCCGCCGCCGGTGACGTGGGCCGCCGCGCGGACGCCGTGGTCGTGCATCGGCTCGAGCAGATCCGTGTAGATCCGGGTCGGGCGCAACAGTTCCTCGCCGATCGTCCGCTCGTCGTCGTGGGGGAACGCATCGGTGTACTCGTGGTTCCGGGTGACCGCCTCGCGGGCCAGCGTCAGCCCGTTCGAGTGGATGCCGTTCGAGGGGAAGCCAACGAGGACGTCGCCGACTGCGGCCTCACCCTCGAAGATCTCGTCTTTCCCGGCGAGGCCGGCACACGTTCCGGCGAGGTCGAACCCCTCGACGACCTCCGGCATGACCGCCGTCTCGCCGCCCAGCAGGGTGAGGTCGGCCTGCTCGAGTCCGACCGCGAGCCCCTCGCCGATCTCGTTGGTGAGGTCGTCGTCCGGTTCGTCGATCGCGAGGTAGTCGACGAACGCGACCGGTTCGACCCCCGCGGCGACGAGGTCGTTGACGTTCATCGCGATGCAGTCGATGCCGATCGTCGAGAAGTCCTCGATGGCCTCGGCGACGAGCAGTTTCGTCCCGACGCCGTCGGTCGCCAGCGCGAGGTAGCGGTCGCCGATGTCGAGCAAGCCGGCGTACTCGGTCGTCAGATCGCTGCCGAAGGCCTCGAGTAGCGCAGCCGTCGCATCCTCGCTGGCCTCGATGTCCACCCCGGTCTCGGCGTAGGTGAGTCCCTCGCCGTCGTCAGAGTCGCTCATATCCGGGAAGCCTCGGGCAGCGAGCAAAAGGCCACCGGTCCGGCCTCGGGATCGACGCCGACCCGCTCAGAGCGGATCCGACAGGTACGCCTTCGGAATCGCGTTGCGGACGGTCACCAGCGGATCGACGACCTGACTGATCTCGAGGCCGCCGACGAGACTCGAGAACATGTACGCCTCGGTCGGATCGACGCCGTGTTCGGCCGTCAGGAGTTCGATCGCGTCGAGATTCGCCCGCTTGCAAGCCTCCTCGAGTGTCTCGGCGCTTGCGACCGTCTTCCAGGCGTCTGGCGTCTCGATCAGCGGCCGCTCGAGCCGCGTCGCGGGATCGTCGACGACCTCGAGGGTAACGTCGATCTCGGTGGCGATTTCGGAGCCGGTGCCACACATCTCGCCGTCGGCCATCGCAGCCTTGCAGTCGCCCATCGCGAGCATCGCGCCCGCCTGGAAGACGG
Protein-coding sequences here:
- a CDS encoding cytochrome P450; its protein translation is MASNTITETDVVAGRRPPGPSGLPVVGNLHRYLRGPLAFVESCAREYGDVVYTNVAGETYMVAHPDHVERVLVTDDHRFRKAELGQGRLEPIFGNGLVVSDGEYWRRQRTRMQPAFRPDRIAAYAEVMRRQAAATAERWVPGQTIQVDEEMRRLTLGILVQSLFGTDLGGREAEIREAFELVMGRFEGVNTWLPGWLPTPANRRFERGRERLDAIVYDLIDERRESAADRDDLLSTLLVAEDERGERMTDEAVRDEVVTLLAAGHDTTALALTYAWHLLGTHPDATDRLHAELEEVLDGATPTLADLSALEYTEAVVSEALRLYPPTHATAREATEDVAFGEYVVPGGSTIFLPQWILHRDGRWWDDPETFRPGRWLEERDRPEYAYFPFGGGPRHCIGHRFATVEARLVLATIASCWRLEPASSDLSIRPVITLRPTDPVEMVVHKR
- the purD gene encoding phosphoribosylamine--glycine ligase, producing MRENVLLIGGGGREHAIARALEDSECDLYACAGNRNPGIARIATDFETLEETDPEAVVDYAAEVEATIAVVGPEAPLDAGVADALEEAGVYAFGPRQEQARIETDKAFQRRFMSENDIPGCPDYETFDDVEAACEFIDEYDGDLAIKPAGLTGGKGVKVIGDQVTPEEGKEYIRESDYERIVLEERLIGEELTIQAFVANGEIRTAPAVQDHKRAYEGDEGPNTGGMGSYSDATRELPFMSEEDYEAAVEILEATVDALEGYKGILYGQFMLTAEGPKVIEFNARFGDPEAMNTLPVLETDFLDVLTAARDGEDLPDLEFADQATVCKYAVPEGYPTDPEAGAKVQVDEESAGDALLYYASVDERDDGIYTTTSRSFAVVGIANTLDEAEEIAEDALAVAGDEGLHMRHDIGKADLVQQRIDHMAELRGD
- a CDS encoding DEAD/DEAH box helicase, coding for MASERDDENEERTERADDIPVTGEELLETFPGYHAEGDVSVLELSGRDAATVPNRSVLRPELAGALEHDLYTHQAAALEALAAGENVCVATSTSSGKTLVYALQIARNVLEARASGEESTAYVCYPTKALSRDQERELNDVFADLGVDVTVRVYDGDTERGETRRQIREEADVIITNFAGVNTYLHDHDRWARFFRACDLLVIDESHTYTGVHGMHVAWILRRLERVLEYYGAAPQFVLTSATIGNPGEHSEALTCEPVTVVAEDGSPQGPRDLVLWNPPPRVREDDQSGLEAEADSNGDWTPDDDYERLPATVEAPRIFSHLTYHDAQTLLFTPSRKLAELSVKRATKHRSDRDFYYANPHSRGDLEPYHAGHSRQKRHATEYGLKTGTLDGVASTNALELGINVGEMDATVQLGYPGQRQSFWQQIGRAGRDEKRALSVLVAEHRTLDQYVVSNPDYLLDEDVEDAVVDPGNDAVFSQHLRCAADELAVDEDDVGTFASRDRLERAVEMWRRAGQVRGHLETGVSYTGAPRPQTDVSLYATASEEYEVRLADGVDDRHDPEMEPLARERVLRDFHEGAIRLHEGRQYEVTDVVHDSPNPHVVVWPVDVDYYTRSRSEVTVLDAVSEDSREIGDFTLHYGHGTVLVYHGVYDEVAVHGGTTKTAGISTENPPLEIETQLCWLEVPADVERALLEKYRDWCVPDMDGGDAAHVGYAGGLHAAEHATIGVAPLELTLDKRDLGGLATLTIDSHLAVASDDEHGEESERARSFAAAKAVVKAQADALEREPASGWFVYDGIEGGLGFSRAIYENFEAVAARAREHVAGCDCGRVDGCPACVMDDQCGNDNQPLHRQAAVDVFDQLLGNESKDALEAYVPEDEHGGERRPPLFYS
- a CDS encoding DUF7522 family protein produces the protein MAELVTDEFAESLVSTCRVTVGDSLRSVVYFTPDDFELLYVRSDLYEGDEDALRRAKSTFVENERVGFEDKETYNRLATEPDLEPDVGEYEFTIRVFSAGFISRVIVDDHGVIVTSDGIEMDPFEDMAVAIRKMLADPDA
- a CDS encoding ribonuclease H-like domain-containing protein, with protein sequence MAERDGVRLLALPPSVALERPIPALEDARGYFDPDGIVIPGPRREPRAVARARRVFAGPVVHPPLADAGPVTRDELDGFPIVTVQRGTILEEAVDALESALSIVDHVVLVCDDVTTTVRPTALETHLEYAAELAAAVPADGSGVTVLTGGLPADYDETWHLERTGEPLGVGRDPIAEADLDTDDVVSVRIHGTGPVESHGDARSISGFSLSRDGAVAVETLDADAFGIEAVTGVGPKTADRLENQGITTRARLLETDLETLRSLPGIGRDRAERMLAHAEVLETGEPRRLTDEPLPGENWERPPLCLDIETDGLSPTIVWQVGVYDPLEDSHRAFLEDSNPDDPRSVLQAFLDWLLGVYPDRALLTWNGWRFDYRHLGAFINRYLPGYAEEWERIPKLDCYLWAVRETNALLPGRTNRLADVAAALGYEHAGTGLDGAATAAAYERFRWTGAELEWDRHEAYCEDDCRALWHVYERLRDAPRLSAASSGSTGSTSERAGGKTGQTGLSDF